In Arthrobacter sp. SLBN-83, one DNA window encodes the following:
- a CDS encoding CaiB/BaiF CoA transferase family protein, with the protein MSTENRQGPLAGHTVVDLSRALAGPHAGMMLADLGARVIKVENPGTGDDTRGWGPPFVGPEDDLQSTYFMSCNRNKESITLDLKSADGKAVLRRLLERADVVIENFRPGVMDRLGFSTAAMHELNPRLVILSITGFGHDGPESQRSGYDQILQGEAGLMSLTGSGPDDPQRVGVPIADLLSGMNGAFGVLAALVERNRTGQGKVVRTSLLASLIGVHAFQGTRTTVAGEVPQAQGNHHPSIAPYGLFNCKDGSVQISVGSEKLWQSFAAAFGLDPAAPGFASNAERVRNRAEVIAAVERAFAEYGAEELLQKLNDAGIPAGKVRSLDEVYAWEQVASQGLVVDVEHPLLGKVSLPGPPLRFFAPGDAAETTEKHHDAPPLLNEDGPAIREWLGLTSAAPGAE; encoded by the coding sequence ATGAGCACCGAGAACCGCCAAGGCCCCCTGGCTGGGCACACCGTCGTCGACCTCAGCCGGGCACTGGCCGGACCGCACGCCGGCATGATGCTGGCGGACCTCGGCGCCCGCGTCATCAAGGTGGAAAACCCCGGCACGGGGGATGACACCCGCGGCTGGGGCCCGCCCTTCGTTGGCCCGGAGGACGACCTCCAGTCCACCTATTTCATGTCCTGCAACCGCAACAAGGAATCCATCACCCTGGACCTGAAGAGCGCCGACGGAAAGGCGGTCCTCCGCCGCCTGCTGGAACGGGCCGATGTGGTGATCGAGAACTTCCGGCCCGGCGTCATGGACCGGCTGGGCTTTTCCACCGCCGCGATGCATGAGCTCAACCCGCGCCTGGTGATCCTGTCCATCACAGGCTTTGGCCACGACGGGCCCGAGTCCCAGCGCAGCGGCTACGACCAGATCCTGCAGGGCGAAGCCGGGCTGATGTCCCTCACCGGGTCGGGGCCGGACGACCCCCAGCGCGTGGGAGTGCCCATTGCCGACCTGCTCTCCGGGATGAACGGGGCCTTCGGCGTGCTGGCCGCCCTGGTGGAGCGGAACCGGACGGGCCAGGGCAAGGTGGTGCGGACCTCGCTGCTGGCCTCGCTGATCGGGGTCCACGCCTTCCAGGGCACCAGGACCACGGTTGCGGGCGAGGTTCCGCAGGCCCAGGGCAACCACCACCCGTCCATCGCCCCCTACGGCCTGTTCAACTGCAAGGACGGGAGCGTGCAGATCAGCGTCGGCAGCGAGAAGCTCTGGCAGTCGTTCGCCGCGGCCTTCGGCCTGGACCCGGCGGCCCCGGGCTTTGCCAGCAACGCCGAAAGGGTGCGCAACCGCGCCGAGGTGATTGCCGCCGTCGAACGCGCCTTCGCTGAGTATGGCGCCGAGGAACTGCTGCAAAAACTGAACGACGCCGGGATCCCGGCAGGGAAGGTCCGCTCGCTGGATGAGGTATACGCCTGGGAGCAGGTGGCGTCCCAAGGGCTGGTGGTGGATGTTGAGCATCCGCTGCTGGGAAAGGTGAGCCTGCCAGGGCCGCCGCTGCGGTTCTTCGCCCCTGGCGACGCCGCCGAAACAACGGAAAAGCACCATGACGCCCCGCCGCTGCTCAACGAGGACGGGCCGGCGATCCGGGAGTGGTTGGGGCTCACTTCTGCGGCTCCCGGGGCCGAATAG
- a CDS encoding SLC13 family permease, whose product MSAPVLSIIILAAMFLLATVLPLNMGALAFVGAFLLGAVVLGMSTNEILANFPGGLFLTIVGVTYLFAIAQNNGTIDLLVRGAVKLVGSRVALIPWVMFAITAVITAVGALSPAAVAIIAPIALSFAGKYKISPLLMGMMVIHGAQAGGFSPIAVYGVTVNGILAKTDLAFSPTALFLSSLIFNLVIALVLFVVLGGKNLMSSKVGHFVEQAAEARMAVSVGAKAAGGDVPFKGFGSGMYGPRDPAGDGVAATKERKDRIPQLVTIAGLIVLAVVALGFKMDVGFVSITIAIVLALVSPAAQKGAINKISWSTVLLICGMLTFVGVLEEAGTIKFVSSGVAGMGMPLLAALIICFIGAIVSAFASSTAILAALIPLAVPFLSTGEIGAVGVICALAVSATIVDVSPFSTNGALVLANAPEGVDKDQFYKRILGYSGIVIVAGPVLAWLALVVPGWL is encoded by the coding sequence ATGTCCGCTCCTGTCTTATCGATCATCATCCTGGCGGCGATGTTCCTGCTCGCCACCGTCCTGCCCCTCAACATGGGCGCACTTGCCTTCGTGGGCGCCTTCCTGCTCGGCGCCGTGGTGCTTGGCATGTCCACCAACGAGATCCTGGCCAACTTCCCCGGCGGTCTGTTCCTGACCATCGTCGGCGTCACCTACCTGTTCGCCATCGCGCAGAACAACGGCACCATTGACCTGCTGGTCCGGGGCGCGGTCAAGCTGGTGGGCAGCCGCGTTGCCCTTATCCCGTGGGTGATGTTCGCCATCACCGCCGTCATCACCGCCGTCGGCGCACTGTCTCCCGCCGCCGTCGCCATCATTGCCCCCATTGCCCTGAGCTTTGCCGGCAAGTACAAGATCAGCCCCCTGCTGATGGGCATGATGGTCATCCACGGCGCCCAGGCCGGCGGTTTCTCGCCCATCGCGGTCTACGGCGTCACCGTCAACGGCATCCTGGCCAAGACCGACCTCGCTTTCAGCCCCACCGCGCTGTTCCTCTCAAGCCTCATTTTCAACCTGGTCATCGCCCTGGTGCTCTTCGTGGTCCTGGGCGGCAAGAACCTGATGTCCTCCAAGGTGGGCCACTTTGTGGAGCAGGCAGCGGAAGCCCGCATGGCCGTCAGCGTCGGAGCCAAGGCGGCCGGCGGCGACGTCCCCTTCAAAGGCTTTGGTTCCGGCATGTACGGCCCCCGGGACCCCGCCGGCGACGGCGTTGCAGCCACCAAGGAGCGCAAGGACCGGATCCCGCAGTTGGTCACCATTGCCGGGCTGATCGTGCTGGCCGTCGTGGCGCTCGGCTTCAAGATGGACGTGGGCTTCGTGTCCATCACCATCGCCATCGTGCTGGCCCTCGTCTCGCCCGCCGCCCAGAAGGGCGCCATCAACAAGATCAGCTGGTCCACCGTGCTGCTGATCTGCGGCATGCTGACGTTCGTCGGTGTGCTGGAGGAAGCCGGCACTATCAAATTCGTCTCGAGCGGAGTGGCAGGAATGGGAATGCCGCTGCTGGCGGCCCTCATTATCTGCTTCATCGGCGCCATCGTCTCCGCCTTCGCCTCCTCCACGGCCATCCTGGCAGCGCTCATCCCGCTGGCCGTCCCGTTCCTGTCCACCGGCGAGATTGGCGCCGTCGGCGTTATCTGCGCCCTCGCCGTCTCCGCCACCATTGTGGACGTCTCGCCGTTCTCCACCAACGGCGCCCTGGTGCTCGCCAACGCCCCGGAAGGCGTGGACAAGGACCAGTTCTACAAGCGGATCCTCGGCTACAGCGGAATCGTCATCGTGGCCGGCCCCGTCCTGGCATGGCTGGCACTGGTGGTCCCCGGCTGGCTCTAA
- a CDS encoding FadR/GntR family transcriptional regulator: MEKTARLGLERVSRPRLYEQLVEQILAYIESAQLKPGDLLPAERDLAERLGVSRATLAQALVALEVLGVIDVQHGTGAVLARRPSVASVVKGLREHQSRLPEIVEARSTLEVKLAALAAERRTDADLAAIDNALDVMSQEIDDGDRGAQGDELFHQAVTAAAHSSVLAQLMAFIAEMILETRMESLGQPGRPEQSLASHRNIADAIRAQDADAAAKAMLAHIELVSDVELLR; the protein is encoded by the coding sequence GTGGAGAAGACAGCACGGCTGGGCCTGGAGCGGGTCTCGCGCCCCCGACTTTATGAGCAGTTGGTGGAGCAGATTCTTGCCTACATCGAGTCCGCACAGCTGAAGCCCGGCGACCTCCTCCCAGCGGAACGAGACCTCGCCGAGCGGCTTGGCGTTTCCCGCGCCACCCTGGCCCAGGCGCTCGTGGCCCTGGAGGTGCTCGGCGTGATCGACGTGCAGCATGGCACCGGGGCCGTCCTGGCCCGGCGGCCCAGCGTGGCCTCGGTGGTCAAGGGCCTGCGCGAGCACCAGAGCCGGCTGCCGGAAATCGTGGAGGCCCGCAGCACGCTGGAGGTCAAGCTTGCCGCCCTGGCAGCAGAACGCCGGACCGATGCAGACCTGGCCGCCATCGACAACGCCCTGGACGTCATGTCACAGGAAATCGACGACGGCGACCGCGGCGCCCAGGGCGATGAACTGTTCCACCAGGCCGTCACCGCCGCCGCCCACTCCTCGGTACTGGCGCAGCTGATGGCCTTCATCGCCGAGATGATCCTGGAAACCCGGATGGAGTCGCTGGGCCAGCCGGGGCGGCCCGAGCAGTCCCTCGCCTCGCACCGCAATATCGCCGACGCGATCCGCGCGCAGGACGCGGACGCCGCCGCGAAGGCCATGCTGGCGCACATCGAGCTCGTCTCGGATGTGGAACTGCTCCGCTAG
- a CDS encoding DUF4190 domain-containing protein → MNNQPSQGPDYQRSGSSPWPGYQPPPQNQGSAYGQPQYNQGQYNTGQYGQYNNTQYGQPQYFGQPYYGRAVEPKTLSIASMVCGIASVIMGWLLLPQFAAIITGHMALRREPSGRGMSITGLVLGYLCLLGYGAVWLLFIIGVTVAATSGSNTGTF, encoded by the coding sequence ATGAACAACCAGCCATCCCAGGGACCTGACTACCAGCGCAGCGGGTCTTCACCGTGGCCCGGCTACCAGCCGCCACCGCAGAATCAGGGGTCCGCCTACGGCCAGCCCCAGTACAACCAGGGCCAATACAACACGGGACAGTACGGCCAGTACAACAACACCCAGTACGGCCAGCCCCAATACTTTGGCCAGCCGTACTACGGCAGGGCCGTCGAACCGAAGACCCTGAGCATCGCCAGCATGGTCTGCGGCATCGCCTCGGTGATCATGGGTTGGCTGTTGCTTCCCCAGTTCGCCGCCATCATCACCGGCCACATGGCCCTGCGCCGCGAACCCTCCGGCAGAGGGATGTCCATCACCGGCCTGGTGTTGGGCTACCTCTGCCTGCTGGGCTACGGCGCAGTCTGGCTGCTGTTCATCATTGGCGTGACCGTAGCCGCCACCAGCGGGTCGAATACCGGCACGTTCTAG
- a CDS encoding LysE/ArgO family amino acid transporter, with the protein MWTAGITGTLTGLALIVAIGAQNAFVLRQGIRREHIGAVVAVCMAGDALLIVGGTAGIGAVVTHFPEVLEVLRWAGAAYLLWFAVRSFMAAMKPSVLAEQAPRSRNSVVATTAALTFLNPHVYLDTVVLLGSLANQQGTDLRWIFAAGAVTGSVLWFSGLGYGARALAGVLSSPRTWRWIDGAIGVLMVVLAIRLALH; encoded by the coding sequence GTGTGGACCGCAGGAATAACCGGAACGCTGACAGGCCTGGCGCTGATTGTGGCCATCGGTGCGCAGAACGCCTTCGTGCTGCGCCAGGGCATCCGCCGGGAGCATATCGGCGCGGTGGTGGCAGTGTGCATGGCGGGCGACGCCCTGTTGATTGTGGGCGGAACCGCGGGCATCGGTGCGGTGGTCACCCACTTCCCGGAAGTGCTGGAAGTCCTGCGCTGGGCCGGGGCCGCCTACCTGCTGTGGTTTGCGGTGCGGTCCTTCATGGCTGCAATGAAGCCCTCCGTCCTAGCCGAGCAGGCGCCCCGGTCAAGGAATTCGGTGGTGGCCACCACGGCCGCCCTGACCTTCCTCAACCCCCATGTCTATCTGGACACCGTGGTGCTGCTGGGCAGCCTGGCCAACCAGCAGGGCACCGACCTGCGCTGGATCTTTGCCGCCGGTGCGGTGACCGGGAGCGTGCTCTGGTTCTCCGGACTGGGTTACGGGGCCAGGGCGTTGGCAGGCGTGCTCAGCAGTCCCCGCACTTGGCGGTGGATCGATGGGGCCATCGGTGTGCTGATGGTGGTCCTGGCCATCCGCCTGGCGCTGCACTGA
- a CDS encoding LysR family transcriptional regulator ArgP: protein MNLEHLKALVAVVDEGTFEAAADLLRITPSAVSQRIKALEASVGQVLVRRRLPCTATDAGALLLRMARQVQVLEAETSAALGSGMNIRAHLPVAINADSLATWFVPVLQQAAGWEDAIIDLHVEDQGFSSQLLRNGDVMGAVTSDPVPVSGCRVELLGSMRYIPVAAPGLRRRFSTSRGLDWSAMPVLKFNMKDNLQQQLLAARNVQQSPPTHTVPSSQGFLAAVTAGLGWGMIPELQLTGELANGALVRLEDAAYQDVALYWQAWTLDSQRLTRLTAAVRSAAKDQLRPGDPGEATGPSRAGNRRRK from the coding sequence ATGAACCTGGAGCACCTGAAAGCCCTCGTGGCCGTTGTCGATGAAGGGACATTCGAGGCAGCGGCAGACCTGCTCCGGATCACGCCCTCCGCGGTGAGCCAGCGGATCAAGGCCCTCGAAGCCTCCGTGGGCCAGGTCCTGGTCCGCCGCCGGCTGCCCTGCACGGCCACCGACGCCGGTGCGCTGCTGTTGCGGATGGCCCGCCAGGTGCAGGTACTGGAGGCGGAGACGTCGGCGGCGCTTGGTTCAGGAATGAACATTCGGGCCCACCTGCCGGTGGCCATCAATGCGGATTCCCTGGCTACCTGGTTTGTCCCCGTCCTGCAGCAGGCCGCCGGGTGGGAGGACGCCATCATCGATCTCCACGTGGAGGACCAGGGCTTCAGCAGCCAGCTGCTCCGCAACGGCGACGTCATGGGGGCCGTGACCTCGGACCCCGTTCCCGTGAGCGGCTGCCGGGTGGAGCTGCTGGGCTCCATGCGGTACATCCCGGTGGCTGCCCCGGGACTGCGCCGGCGCTTTTCCACCTCCCGGGGCCTGGACTGGTCCGCAATGCCGGTCCTGAAATTCAATATGAAGGACAACCTGCAGCAGCAGCTGCTGGCCGCAAGAAACGTGCAGCAGTCTCCGCCCACGCACACCGTGCCGTCCTCCCAGGGATTCCTCGCCGCGGTCACAGCCGGGCTGGGCTGGGGCATGATCCCCGAACTCCAGCTCACCGGTGAGCTGGCCAATGGCGCCCTGGTCCGGTTGGAGGACGCTGCCTACCAGGATGTGGCGCTCTACTGGCAGGCCTGGACGCTCGATTCTCAACGGCTCACCCGGCTCACCGCTGCGGTGCGCAGTGCAGCCAAAGACCAACTGCGGCCGGGTGATCCGGGGGAAGCTACCGGCCCAAGTAGGGCAGGAAATAGACGGCGAAAATGA
- a CDS encoding nuclease-related domain-containing protein, whose translation MGAGDGAAEQSRLAAERVARLKRRLDEAERSTKSWDAGAVGERVVADKLSELVPHGWYVLHDVHWPGRPKANLDHVLVGPGGVVVIDSKNWTGEVRVASGVLWQGRYARTQAVEGALAQCAAVASVLAPPHRRLVRPLICMAAQPDLFGVTDSDVAVAGFQRVVGAIEALPEVLDQQAVVGVYAHLGQQLTHEQEPGITALRNVRPGTVVRPAGALPPAAPSTNPRGKPGSGEDADRSRSVSRHPAGRALPAKGTAKGTPAGKSAESRQAAPGHRAGTPRGPVRHGRNGKAQQHGSTSGGKLALLAAFVIFAVYFLPYLGR comes from the coding sequence ATGGGGGCAGGAGACGGGGCAGCGGAGCAGTCCAGGCTGGCGGCCGAGCGTGTTGCCCGGCTGAAACGCCGGCTCGACGAGGCCGAACGCTCCACCAAGTCGTGGGATGCCGGGGCCGTGGGGGAGCGGGTGGTGGCGGACAAGCTCAGCGAACTGGTCCCGCACGGCTGGTACGTGCTGCACGATGTCCATTGGCCGGGCCGCCCCAAGGCAAACCTGGACCACGTCCTGGTGGGTCCCGGCGGGGTGGTGGTCATCGATTCCAAGAACTGGACCGGAGAAGTCCGCGTGGCGTCCGGCGTGCTTTGGCAGGGCCGCTATGCCAGGACCCAGGCCGTGGAAGGCGCGCTGGCCCAATGTGCTGCCGTGGCTTCAGTGCTGGCTCCGCCGCACCGCAGGCTGGTACGTCCGCTCATTTGCATGGCCGCGCAGCCGGACCTGTTCGGGGTGACCGACTCGGACGTCGCCGTGGCCGGTTTCCAGCGGGTGGTGGGGGCCATCGAAGCGCTGCCGGAGGTACTCGACCAGCAAGCAGTGGTAGGAGTGTACGCGCATCTGGGCCAGCAGCTCACCCATGAGCAGGAGCCGGGCATCACCGCCCTCCGGAACGTGCGGCCGGGAACCGTGGTGCGGCCGGCAGGAGCACTTCCGCCCGCCGCCCCCTCGACAAACCCGCGGGGAAAGCCGGGTTCCGGCGAGGATGCGGACCGGAGCCGAAGTGTGTCGAGGCACCCCGCCGGCCGTGCCCTGCCTGCGAAGGGAACGGCAAAGGGAACGCCGGCAGGAAAGTCCGCAGAAAGCCGGCAGGCGGCCCCGGGACACCGGGCAGGAACCCCCAGGGGACCCGTCCGCCATGGCCGGAACGGCAAAGCGCAGCAGCACGGCAGCACCAGCGGAGGAAAACTGGCGCTGCTGGCGGCCTTCGTCATTTTCGCCGTCTATTTCCTGCCCTACTTGGGCCGGTAG
- the pgm gene encoding phosphoglucomutase (alpha-D-glucose-1,6-bisphosphate-dependent), translating into MASRAGTVAQPQDLVDITALLDAYYDITPDLGDPGQRVVFGTSGHRGSSLKASFNEQHIVAITQAIVEYRAAQNVTGPLFLAKDTHALSEPAQNSALEVLAANGVQVLVDARHGYTPTPALSHAILTYNRKAAPGAPQADGIVVTPSHNPPADGGFKYNPPHGGPADSDATGWIANRANELLENGLRGVKRIPLSEAQAADTTGKFDFLSSYVDDLPSVLNLDAIRNAGVRIGADPMGGASVDYWGEIAERHHLDLTVVNPTVDPQWAFMTLDWDEKIRMDCSSPSAMASLIQRMSDAAASGQPAFDVATGNDADADRHGIVTPDGGLMNPNHYLAVAIDYLYRNRSGWNPASVVGKTLVSSSIIDRVAESLGRKLVEVPVGFKWFVPGLLSGEGAFGGEESAGASFNKLDGSVWTTDKDGILLALLASEITAVTGQSPSQLYKGLTDQFGAPVYARIDAAATRDQKAKLGKLSAADVTATELAGETITAKLTEAPGNGAPIGGLKVVTENAWFAARPSGTEDVYKIYAESFKGEDHLKQVQAEAKALVDSVIA; encoded by the coding sequence ATGGCTAGCCGCGCGGGCACAGTTGCCCAACCCCAGGACCTTGTTGACATCACTGCGCTCCTTGACGCGTATTACGACATCACACCGGACCTTGGTGATCCCGGGCAGCGCGTGGTGTTTGGAACATCCGGGCACCGGGGTTCCAGCCTCAAGGCCTCCTTTAACGAGCAGCACATCGTGGCCATCACCCAGGCGATCGTTGAATACCGGGCAGCGCAGAACGTTACCGGCCCGCTGTTCCTGGCCAAGGACACCCACGCACTAAGCGAGCCGGCCCAGAACTCGGCCCTGGAGGTGCTGGCGGCCAACGGCGTACAGGTCCTGGTGGACGCCCGCCACGGCTACACCCCCACCCCGGCGCTGAGCCACGCCATCCTCACATACAACCGCAAGGCCGCGCCGGGTGCACCGCAGGCGGATGGCATCGTGGTCACCCCCAGCCACAATCCGCCGGCCGACGGCGGCTTCAAGTACAACCCCCCGCATGGCGGCCCCGCAGACTCCGACGCCACGGGCTGGATCGCCAACCGCGCCAACGAACTGCTGGAAAACGGCCTGCGGGGCGTAAAGCGGATCCCGCTGTCGGAAGCCCAGGCAGCTGACACCACCGGCAAGTTCGACTTCCTCAGCAGCTATGTGGACGACCTTCCGTCCGTCCTGAACCTGGATGCCATCCGCAACGCAGGCGTCCGGATCGGTGCCGACCCCATGGGCGGCGCCTCCGTTGACTACTGGGGCGAGATCGCCGAGCGCCACCACCTGGACCTCACCGTGGTGAACCCCACGGTGGACCCGCAGTGGGCATTCATGACCCTGGACTGGGACGAGAAGATCCGGATGGACTGCTCCTCGCCGTCGGCCATGGCCTCGCTGATCCAGCGCATGTCCGACGCCGCCGCATCCGGCCAGCCCGCCTTCGACGTGGCCACCGGCAACGACGCCGACGCCGACCGCCACGGCATCGTCACCCCCGACGGCGGCCTGATGAACCCCAACCACTACCTGGCCGTGGCCATCGACTACCTCTACCGCAACCGCAGCGGCTGGAACCCGGCCTCAGTGGTGGGCAAGACCCTGGTATCCTCCTCGATCATCGACCGCGTGGCTGAGAGCCTGGGCCGCAAGCTTGTTGAGGTGCCGGTGGGCTTCAAGTGGTTCGTACCCGGCCTGCTCTCCGGCGAGGGCGCGTTCGGCGGCGAGGAATCCGCCGGCGCATCCTTCAACAAGCTGGACGGCAGCGTGTGGACCACGGACAAGGACGGCATCCTGCTGGCCCTGCTCGCGTCCGAGATCACCGCGGTCACCGGCCAGTCCCCGTCCCAGCTCTACAAGGGCCTGACGGACCAGTTCGGCGCCCCGGTCTATGCAAGGATCGACGCCGCAGCCACCCGCGACCAGAAGGCGAAGCTGGGCAAGCTTTCCGCTGCGGACGTCACCGCCACGGAACTGGCCGGCGAAACCATCACCGCCAAACTCACCGAAGCCCCGGGCAACGGCGCACCCATCGGGGGCCTGAAGGTGGTCACCGAGAATGCCTGGTTCGCCGCCCGCCCGTCCGGCACCGAGGACGTCTACAAGATCTACGCCGAGTCCTTCAAGGGCGAGGACCACCTGAAGCAGGTCCAGGCCGAGGCCAAGGCCCTGGTGGACAGCGTCATCGCCTAG
- a CDS encoding 2'-5' RNA ligase family protein, with product MPVRNLIFVAFVEPVAEGQVFPRTDWPLHIALVRFDVRFDAGSQDSTDVTERIAGLAGGPATTALGAGLTVGKDAGFGRNGSVPVNLVQPHPALQELHEQLVQAVVDAGGRILTPHHTLTGYRPHVSHQAGTNQAGAAPTSADTEAKRLHPGDAVVLDRIALVDMAPDGDHTIRRILRLWSRDGGS from the coding sequence ATGCCGGTGCGGAACCTGATCTTTGTGGCATTCGTGGAGCCCGTTGCTGAGGGCCAGGTTTTCCCGCGGACGGACTGGCCGCTGCACATCGCCCTGGTGCGGTTTGACGTGAGGTTCGACGCCGGCAGCCAGGACAGCACGGACGTCACCGAACGCATCGCCGGGCTCGCCGGCGGCCCCGCGACCACCGCGCTCGGGGCCGGGCTGACAGTGGGCAAGGATGCTGGCTTCGGGCGCAACGGCTCCGTCCCCGTCAACCTTGTGCAACCGCATCCAGCCCTGCAGGAACTGCACGAGCAGCTGGTGCAGGCGGTGGTGGATGCGGGCGGCAGGATCCTCACCCCGCACCACACCTTGACCGGCTACCGCCCGCATGTGTCCCACCAGGCGGGCACCAACCAAGCCGGCGCCGCCCCAACCAGCGCGGATACTGAAGCCAAACGCCTTCACCCGGGTGACGCCGTCGTGCTTGACCGTATTGCCCTGGTGGACATGGCTCCCGACGGCGACCACACCATCCGCCGCATCCTCCGGCTGTGGAGCCGGGACGGTGGAAGCTAG
- a CDS encoding malonic semialdehyde reductase has product MTIAHDEAVIDSAAVDAIFAQARTANSFTGEVTEEQAQAIYELTKYGPTAFNSQPLRVTYVRSPEARATLVDALSRGNQAKTASAPLVAILSYDTDWAGKWDNFLPGYNAPKAMYDADPALAAATGNNNAHLQAGYFILAVRSLGFAAGPMTGADFDAIDAAFFPAGDQKSFLVVNIGQPGEEAWGEAKPKFSYDEAVRTV; this is encoded by the coding sequence ATGACCATTGCCCATGACGAAGCAGTAATCGATTCGGCAGCCGTGGACGCCATCTTCGCCCAGGCCCGCACCGCCAACTCCTTCACTGGCGAGGTGACCGAGGAGCAGGCGCAGGCCATCTACGAGCTCACCAAGTACGGCCCCACCGCCTTCAACTCCCAGCCCCTGCGCGTCACCTACGTCCGCTCGCCCGAGGCCCGCGCCACCCTGGTGGACGCACTCTCCCGCGGCAATCAGGCCAAGACCGCCTCCGCCCCGCTCGTGGCCATCCTCAGCTATGACACCGACTGGGCCGGCAAGTGGGACAACTTCCTCCCCGGCTACAACGCCCCCAAGGCCATGTATGACGCCGATCCCGCCCTGGCTGCCGCCACCGGCAACAACAACGCGCACCTGCAGGCCGGCTACTTCATCCTTGCCGTCCGCTCGCTCGGCTTCGCCGCCGGCCCCATGACCGGCGCCGACTTCGATGCCATCGACGCCGCCTTCTTCCCGGCCGGCGACCAGAAGAGCTTCCTGGTGGTCAACATCGGCCAGCCCGGTGAAGAGGCCTGGGGCGAAGCCAAGCCGAAGTTCTCCTACGACGAGGCCGTCCGCACCGTCTGA
- a CDS encoding uracil-xanthine permease family protein, with protein sequence MSMLGIKWKLHGTGKNIKPGQVVAPDERLAWPLTIGVGMQHVVAMFGATFLVPIITGMPPATTLFFSGIGTLLFLVITKGRVPSYLGSSFAFIAPITASQAQFGIPGALGGVVLAGTTLALVGAVVQKFGAGWINRLMPPIVTGAIVALIGLNLAPAAKQNFDAAPITALVTLVTIILVSVLFRGILGRLSILVGVVVGYIVAMLRGEVKYDKMDAAAWVGLPHFQTPEFHIGVLGLFVPVVLVLVAENIGHVKSVAAMTGQNLDGVSGRALMADGAATMLAGFGGGSGTTTYAENIGVMAATKVYSTAAYWVAGMFAVLLSFSPKFGELIATVPAGVLGGAATMLYGMIGILGVKIWVQNKVNFSNPVNLTTAAVALIIGIADYTWTIGDLKFTGIALGSAAALVIYHGMKAIAKARGTVAEPETEQAVLPPAAKAAMKAAAKRAPKKR encoded by the coding sequence ATGAGCATGCTCGGAATCAAATGGAAGCTGCACGGCACCGGCAAGAACATCAAGCCCGGCCAGGTAGTTGCCCCGGACGAGCGGTTGGCCTGGCCGCTGACCATCGGCGTGGGCATGCAGCACGTGGTGGCCATGTTCGGCGCCACCTTCCTGGTTCCCATCATCACAGGGATGCCGCCGGCCACCACGCTGTTCTTCTCCGGCATCGGCACGCTGCTGTTCCTGGTGATCACCAAGGGCCGGGTTCCCAGCTACCTGGGCTCAAGCTTCGCGTTCATCGCGCCCATCACCGCGTCGCAGGCGCAGTTCGGCATCCCCGGAGCCCTGGGCGGCGTGGTGCTGGCAGGCACCACCCTGGCCCTGGTGGGTGCCGTGGTGCAAAAGTTCGGGGCCGGCTGGATCAACAGGCTGATGCCGCCCATCGTCACCGGAGCCATCGTGGCCCTGATCGGCCTGAACCTGGCTCCCGCCGCCAAGCAAAACTTCGATGCCGCCCCCATCACAGCCCTGGTCACGCTGGTCACCATCATCCTGGTCAGCGTCCTGTTCCGCGGGATCCTGGGCCGGCTCAGCATCCTGGTGGGCGTTGTGGTGGGCTACATCGTGGCCATGCTCCGCGGCGAGGTGAAGTACGACAAGATGGACGCCGCAGCATGGGTGGGCCTGCCGCACTTCCAGACGCCCGAGTTCCACATCGGCGTCCTGGGCCTGTTCGTCCCGGTGGTCCTGGTACTGGTGGCAGAGAACATCGGCCACGTGAAGTCGGTGGCGGCCATGACGGGGCAGAACCTCGACGGCGTCTCCGGACGGGCGCTGATGGCTGACGGAGCCGCCACCATGCTGGCCGGCTTCGGCGGCGGCTCCGGCACCACCACCTACGCGGAAAACATCGGCGTCATGGCGGCCACGAAGGTGTATTCGACGGCGGCCTACTGGGTGGCGGGCATGTTCGCTGTCCTGCTCAGCTTCTCGCCGAAGTTCGGCGAACTGATTGCCACCGTCCCGGCAGGCGTACTGGGCGGCGCGGCCACCATGCTCTACGGCATGATCGGCATCCTGGGCGTGAAGATCTGGGTGCAGAACAAGGTGAACTTCTCCAACCCCGTCAACCTGACCACAGCCGCCGTAGCCCTGATCATCGGCATCGCTGACTACACCTGGACCATCGGCGACCTGAAGTTCACCGGCATCGCCCTGGGCTCCGCTGCCGCGCTGGTGATCTACCACGGCATGAAGGCCATCGCGAAGGCACGCGGAACAGTGGCCGAGCCCGAAACCGAGCAGGCCGTGCTGCCTCCCGCGGCCAAGGCCGCGATGAAGGCAGCCGCGAAGCGCGCACCGAAAAAGCGCTAA